A single genomic interval of Oculatellaceae cyanobacterium harbors:
- a CDS encoding class I SAM-dependent methyltransferase, whose translation MAASFKDYFSKHAQDYAKYRPRYPEDLFKYLAEITPEHQAVWDCGTGNGQVALSLTSYFQQVYATDASESQIAQAFPHEKIQYQVARAEQTNLADRSVDLVTVGQALHWFNLEGFYQEVRRVVKPQGAIAIWAYGFFEIPTEEASLIQVLAEFYSLIEPFWPPERKLVEQKYQSISFPFNEEITPSFSMTTEWTVENLIGYLFTWSATQQFIEQNSFEEVAVLANQIKTAWGNSESTKVISWPIYIRVGRLE comes from the coding sequence TTGGCTGCATCGTTTAAAGATTATTTTTCCAAACATGCCCAAGATTATGCCAAATATAGACCTCGCTATCCAGAGGATCTATTTAAGTATTTGGCAGAAATTACTCCTGAACATCAAGCCGTTTGGGACTGTGGGACGGGTAATGGTCAAGTTGCGCTAAGTCTAACTTCTTATTTTCAGCAAGTTTATGCAACAGACGCAAGTGAAAGCCAAATTGCTCAAGCTTTCCCCCATGAAAAGATTCAATATCAAGTAGCAAGGGCAGAACAAACTAATTTAGCAGATCGCTCGGTAGATTTAGTTACAGTCGGACAAGCACTACATTGGTTTAATTTGGAGGGATTTTATCAAGAAGTGCGGCGTGTTGTTAAACCGCAGGGCGCGATCGCAATTTGGGCTTATGGCTTCTTTGAAATTCCCACTGAAGAAGCATCTTTAATTCAGGTGTTAGCCGAATTTTACTCGTTAATTGAACCATTCTGGCCACCAGAAAGAAAGCTAGTTGAACAAAAATATCAGTCAATTTCTTTTCCATTCAACGAAGAAATTACACCCTCTTTTTCCATGACGACTGAATGGACTGTAGAAAACTTGATTGGATATCTGTTTACTTGGTCTGCGACCCAACAATTTATCGAGCAAAACTCTTTTGAAGAAGTTGCAGTTTTGGCAAATCAGATAAAAACAGCTTGGGGCAATTCTGAAAGTACCAAAGTGATTTCTTGGCCAATATATATAAGGGTAGGTCGTTTGGAGTAA
- a CDS encoding transaldolase family protein gives MMHSYRTSLKKANTSGIRLFLDTADTTQWQTWLPTGMFYGVTTNPLLLKRANVTCSVEQLKEIANQAFELGCQEVQLQTWGNTVDALVNTGKILAAIDDRIVVKVPITQLGTQAASQLIAEGIKITLTAVYAVHQILIAAALGAEYAAPYLGRINDLGRNGINDLVSMQQGLIGVGSKTRILVASIRNIEDIAFLTTQGLDTFTFSPAIAQAFFNVTATNQAATEFEQAAYFEE, from the coding sequence ATGATGCACAGCTATCGCACTTCTCTCAAAAAAGCAAATACATCAGGAATCCGCCTGTTTTTAGATACGGCTGACACTACACAATGGCAAACATGGCTCCCAACTGGTATGTTTTACGGAGTTACAACTAATCCATTATTGCTAAAGCGTGCTAATGTTACTTGTTCTGTAGAACAATTAAAGGAGATAGCTAATCAAGCATTTGAGTTAGGCTGTCAAGAAGTGCAACTTCAAACTTGGGGAAATACAGTAGATGCGTTAGTTAACACAGGAAAAATTTTAGCTGCAATTGACGATCGCATTGTCGTTAAAGTACCAATTACTCAACTAGGGACTCAAGCAGCTTCCCAACTAATTGCCGAAGGAATTAAAATTACCCTGACAGCAGTATACGCCGTGCATCAAATCTTGATTGCAGCAGCTTTAGGCGCTGAGTATGCAGCACCTTATTTGGGAAGAATTAACGACTTGGGGCGTAATGGAATTAATGATTTAGTATCCATGCAGCAAGGGTTGATCGGGGTTGGTAGTAAAACCAGAATATTAGTTGCTAGTATTCGTAATATCGAGGATATAGCTTTTCTGACAACTCAGGGACTAGATACCTTTACCTTTTCACCTGCGATCGCACAAGCATTTTTTAATGTTACCGCAACAAATCAAGCTGCAACTGAATTTGAACAAGCAGCTTATTTTGAGGAGTAA
- the dusA gene encoding tRNA dihydrouridine(20/20a) synthase DusA: MILTNNLKLNHQSHTTQTNPLSVAPMMDRTDRHFRYFMRQITRCTLLYTEMVTSAAILHGDKERLLGFSPEEKPLSLQVGGDKPKDLAECARIAEDMGYNEINLNVGCPSDRVQNGNFGACLMAQPQKVADCISAMIQTTNLPVTVKHRIGIDDLDSYEDMTNFVRIVSDAGCQRFTVHARKAWLQGLSPKENRDIPPLRYGDVHKLKQEFPHLFIEINGGFTNLQQVKEQLQFVDAVMIGRAAYDNPYMFAIADCEIYGSYTTPTRHQVVEAMLPYIDYWAKKGLKLNKITRHMLQLFNGQPGSRAWKRYLTENSVIPGAGVEIVQQALAQVG, encoded by the coding sequence ATGATACTTACAAATAACCTAAAACTTAACCATCAATCCCATACCACACAAACCAACCCCTTAAGCGTCGCACCGATGATGGATCGGACCGATCGCCATTTCCGTTATTTTATGCGACAAATAACGCGCTGCACACTGTTATATACAGAAATGGTTACAAGTGCAGCTATCTTGCATGGTGATAAAGAACGCTTACTAGGTTTCTCTCCAGAAGAAAAACCACTATCATTGCAAGTAGGTGGTGATAAGCCTAAAGATTTAGCAGAATGCGCCCGTATTGCAGAGGATATGGGCTATAACGAGATTAACTTAAATGTAGGTTGTCCGAGCGATCGCGTCCAAAATGGCAACTTTGGTGCTTGTCTAATGGCGCAACCACAAAAAGTTGCAGATTGTATTTCCGCGATGATTCAGACAACAAACTTACCAGTAACAGTTAAACATCGCATCGGAATTGACGACTTAGATAGCTACGAAGACATGACAAACTTTGTGCGAATAGTCTCAGATGCAGGTTGTCAACGTTTTACTGTTCATGCACGTAAAGCTTGGTTGCAAGGATTAAGCCCTAAAGAAAACCGCGATATTCCTCCCTTAAGATATGGTGATGTACATAAATTAAAGCAAGAATTTCCACACTTATTTATTGAAATTAACGGGGGATTTACTAATTTGCAACAAGTAAAAGAACAGTTGCAATTTGTGGATGCTGTAATGATTGGACGTGCAGCTTATGATAATCCTTATATGTTTGCGATCGCAGATTGTGAAATATATGGCTCATATACAACCCCAACTCGCCATCAAGTTGTTGAAGCAATGTTACCTTACATTGATTATTGGGCAAAAAAAGGATTGAAATTAAATAAAATCACCCGCCATATGCTGCAACTATTTAATGGACAACCAGGAAGTAGAGCATGGAAACGTTATTTAACAGAAAATTCTGTCATTCCTGGTGCGGGCGTTGAAATAGTACAACAAGCTTTAGCGCAAGTAGGTTGA
- a CDS encoding ATP-binding protein produces the protein MTKATRAINLLPLLKRSPLKNRLLAPLYTSFIFLVLLAIAQTYLNILLERYYQQTADQVTRSLSVEQETERLLSAVIEEQTSVRGYLLTQDITFLEPYRTKARRSFYSSQKHLFKLVQENPLQLQKLLKVQIIYNNWQNLFVHKVLNGTASRTTLPGKILFDPMRLQAAKLLEYEEKILSQRQQQLSELNQLKTVLNISNLVIIIAGIGWNLWLLRRTVELPLWRLTKVGASWRKGNLEVRLDYSSPDEIGRLAEVLDGMAREIRDRQVANQMRSQQLEDMISALSHDLRTPLLATKKTLRPMINGAFGEVSDIWKEILEEFDQSNDNLLKLVNTLLDVSRYEAGGSKNLNWEPLDWEKIFTQAINQIDPNHQRPCPLTFKIAPSLPIIYGDAIEIQRVIQNLLDNAVRVSEPHQPITLEVSLLSKAVKVEVCDRGCGISPQEKEKLFHRFIQGRGRRGGAGLGLYLSRQIIAAHGGMIDVESKLGEGSTFWFTLPIAQEESSE, from the coding sequence TTGACTAAGGCTACAAGAGCTATTAATTTGTTACCTTTGCTGAAGCGATCGCCCTTAAAAAACCGCTTATTAGCGCCATTATATACCAGCTTTATATTTTTGGTGTTGTTGGCGATCGCACAAACATACCTTAACATATTACTAGAACGATACTATCAACAAACTGCCGATCAAGTTACCCGTTCTTTATCAGTAGAACAAGAAACAGAACGCTTACTCAGTGCCGTAATTGAAGAGCAAACCAGTGTGCGAGGTTACTTGCTGACCCAAGATATAACATTCTTAGAACCTTACCGTACAAAGGCGAGAAGAAGCTTTTATAGTAGCCAAAAACATCTATTTAAATTAGTTCAAGAAAATCCCCTTCAACTTCAAAAATTATTAAAAGTTCAAATAATTTATAACAATTGGCAAAATCTGTTTGTTCATAAAGTGTTAAATGGAACTGCTAGCAGGACAACTTTGCCAGGAAAAATTTTGTTCGATCCCATGCGTTTGCAAGCTGCAAAATTGCTGGAATATGAAGAAAAAATTCTGAGTCAACGTCAGCAGCAGTTGTCCGAACTTAACCAACTAAAAACAGTTTTAAATATTAGCAATTTAGTAATTATCATAGCTGGTATAGGTTGGAATCTTTGGCTGTTACGGCGGACAGTTGAGCTACCTTTATGGCGGTTAACTAAAGTTGGTGCTTCTTGGCGAAAAGGTAATCTAGAAGTACGTTTAGATTATTCTTCTCCTGACGAAATAGGACGGTTAGCTGAAGTTTTAGATGGAATGGCGCGGGAAATTCGCGATCGCCAAGTAGCTAACCAAATGCGATCGCAACAGCTTGAAGACATGATCTCTGCACTGTCTCACGATCTGCGGACTCCCTTATTAGCCACTAAAAAAACATTACGCCCCATGATTAACGGCGCTTTTGGTGAAGTTAGTGATATTTGGAAAGAAATATTAGAAGAATTTGACCAGTCAAATGACAATCTCCTGAAACTTGTAAACACACTTTTGGATGTTTCCCGCTATGAAGCAGGCGGTAGCAAAAACTTAAACTGGGAACCTTTAGATTGGGAAAAAATATTTACCCAAGCAATTAACCAAATAGATCCCAATCATCAGCGCCCATGCCCTTTAACGTTTAAAATTGCGCCATCGTTACCCATTATTTATGGGGATGCAATAGAAATTCAAAGAGTAATTCAAAATTTACTAGATAATGCAGTGCGGGTAAGCGAACCACATCAACCAATTACACTTGAGGTTTCCTTATTGTCAAAAGCAGTAAAAGTAGAAGTATGCGATCGCGGTTGTGGAATTTCACCCCAAGAAAAGGAAAAACTTTTCCATCGCTTTATCCAGGGAAGAGGTAGACGTGGGGGTGCAGGATTAGGTCTTTACTTGTCTCGTCAAATTATTGCAGCGCATGGTGGCATGATTGATGTTGAAAGTAAATTAGGTGAAGGTAGTACCTTTTGGTTTACGCTTCCAATAGCTCAAGAAGAAAGTAGCGAATAG
- a CDS encoding response regulator transcription factor translates to MSSELPIKILLVEDHALMRRGMKGQFALEPGFMVIGEAVDGSQAIELANQLQPDVVLMDIDLPVMDGISATQQIKSDRITTRILALSAFDNDTQVIGMLAAGADGYCLKSIEWEQLISVINLIQGGGAYLDPAVARKVARMLKPTVSTSTPQPEEIPKPLLSGREREILKLIAEGCSNQVIAEKLFLSLGTVKSYVRMILNKLSVDDRVQAAAKAVREGLI, encoded by the coding sequence ATGAGTAGCGAACTTCCAATCAAAATTTTATTAGTTGAGGATCACGCTTTAATGCGTCGGGGGATGAAAGGTCAATTCGCCTTAGAACCAGGATTTATGGTAATTGGGGAAGCAGTTGATGGTTCCCAAGCAATTGAATTAGCTAATCAACTACAACCAGATGTAGTTTTAATGGACATCGATCTTCCTGTCATGGATGGTATCAGTGCTACACAACAGATAAAAAGCGATCGCATTACCACTCGCATCCTCGCTTTAAGTGCTTTTGATAACGATACCCAAGTAATAGGAATGTTAGCAGCAGGTGCAGACGGTTATTGTCTCAAAAGTATTGAATGGGAACAACTAATCTCTGTAATTAATTTAATTCAAGGAGGCGGAGCTTACCTAGATCCTGCGGTTGCTCGTAAAGTTGCGCGGATGCTCAAACCTACTGTTTCTACCTCAACTCCTCAACCTGAAGAAATCCCAAAACCTTTACTTAGTGGTCGTGAGCGAGAAATTTTAAAACTAATTGCTGAGGGATGCTCAAATCAGGTAATTGCTGAAAAGCTTTTCCTCTCTCTAGGGACAGTTAAATCTTACGTGCGGATGATCTTGAATAAACTCAGTGTAGACGATCGCGTACAAGCAGCCGCTAAAGCAGTCCGCGAAGGCTTAATTTAA